A single Vanacampus margaritifer isolate UIUO_Vmar chromosome 14, RoL_Vmar_1.0, whole genome shotgun sequence DNA region contains:
- the setd1ba gene encoding histone-lysine N-methyltransferase SETD1B-A isoform X7, with the protein MSKPGERNKLYEDHGRKQSSTLANGTDSHPGSAEKRSHHWRSFKLIIDPALKKGSHKLFRYDGHSFNMPNPGMPPVDSVRDPRIGRLWTKYKETDLPVPKFKIDDYYIGPVPPKEVTFARLNDNIREGFLTDMCKKFGDIEGVEILYNPKNKKHLGIAKVVFESVKAAKAAVQMLHNTSVMGNIIHVELDPKGENRLRYFQLLMNGSYTPRTLPVGGEEAREVSPRSLAEALLACEPIRRLSESSLSAAAAAAGSVPASSSTSTTPLSLETGYSSLRPDTPQSQGTPRQAGTPFSQDSSYSSRQSTPAYQSGRAETSGGYKSRRHESKFQDAYNRRPERPHYRSNMYRSATPEHAPFKQHHLTPPEPPPSTPSFSYTAPPAATPNFKSAFSPYQAPLPPAFPASEPFYHPSQREGEYQRPPQPPPAAPTDFLPLKDGPETPPMPEPPPQPGPHPRTPPPRTPEDCPSPGSPAADPERNSLDSRIEMLLKEKRTKLPFLAERDSDTEVRMEGSPISSSSSQLSPIAPYTGGAAANSRPCSTGLEDISPTPLPDSDEDDEAVPGTASLVKTSCSPLDHESNRQVNEEHPRADKMETSHQSSGEDMEISDDEMPGTPIAGGDCSKGIVVNSAVSPIPTLALPPLGFSHLAHQAGFAMPHHHLGAVPGHPAHLAVHPHMLPHMAHYGPGMIPMVQMELMNCLRWEQWSTVPMSFQMQQQMLSRMAQTRGPYPYPHFLDSAASGPFAAPYQHLSMGAAAHAGAAGTAGQQWQHPSMPKFNPTVPPPGYETKKEDPHKATVEGVLQVIVKELKAIMKRDLNRKMVEVVAFRAFDEWWDKKECSAKASSTPVKGAEGKEEERPKPKETIASSLLENWHKGEGLGYEGMGLGIGLRGAIRLPSFKVKRKDPPEAVSAGENKRARPSTPVDDELEDEERDRDPTELRLDDSKMDADGVSSKRRHSRPLDLDSEGEEEADTSGKEESLGDLEEEADETAPTDRPSPGKQSVDEEADRISSSGSASSDSSDDESESSASSKSSSDSSSTSSSDSSEYELSSEEEVSEVETEDNDAGKATKTSSSSSSSSSSADEGETDFKPPSPPSVSVGDATEEPSGKVKLRPASPEETITKEVKPTSPKVVPAKEENMSGNESRTVKSEPRENLRPATPTGALPSDSDQESKAKGTEHPAGLSGDIPAGFPAGEAELSDGMQSKRKPGRPKGKKVPLLSESSEVSPGSTPLRDVRICAKSPDGLSPDLGAGPPQTALLPEAEDGFLSYEEEAPVAAKPARRTRRGWEELLLDSLSPVTTPPRSNFSRRSDFEEMTILYDIWNEGIDEEDIRLLQVTYDEMLQQDNGYDWLNDTLWVNHPQTNIPRVKKKRRDDGMRDHMTGCARSEGYYKIDKKDKIKYLQSTRLQSEEPPVDTQGMSIPAQVHASTRAGSERRSEQRRLLSSFACDSDLLKFNQLKFRKKKIRFCKSHIHDWGLFALEPIAADEMVIEYVGQNIRQVIADMREKRYEEEGIGSSYMFRVDHDTIIDATKCGNFARFINHSCNPNCYAKVITVESQKKIVIYSRQAINVNEEITYDYKFPIEDEKIPCLCGAENCRGTLN; encoded by the exons ATGTCCAAGCCGGGGGAGAGAAACAAATTGTACGAGGACCATGGCAGAAAGCAGAGTTCAA CGCTGGCCAACGGCACGGACAGTCATCCCGGCTCGGCAGAGAAGCGGAGTCACCACTGGAGAAGTTTCAAGTTGATCATCGACCCGGCGCTCAAGAAAGGATCGCACAAGCTGTTTCGCTACGATGGACACTCTTTCAACATGCCC AACCCGGGGATGCCACCGGTGGACAGCGTCCGAGACCCGAGGATCGGTCGCCTATGGACCAAATACAAAGAAACGGACCTACCGGTGCCCAAGTTTAAG ATCGACGATTATTACATTGGCCCCGTGCCGCCGAAGGAGGTGACATTCGCCCGCTTGAACGACAACATCCGCGAGGGCTTCCTGACGGACATGTGCAAGAAGTTTGGCGACATAGAGGGAGTGGAGATCCTTTACAACCCCAAGAACAAGAAGCACCTGGGCATCGCCAAGGTGGTCTTTGAGAGCGTCAAAGCCGCCAAGGCGGCCGTGCAGATGCTGCACAACACGTCCGTGATGGGAAACATCATCCACGTGGAGCTGGACCCCAAAG GTGAGAATCGCCTCCGGTACTTCCAGCTCCTGATGAACGGAAGCTACACGCCGCGGACGCTGCCTGTCGGTGGCGAGGAAGCGAGAGAAGTTTCCCCTCGGAGCCTGGCAGAAGCTTTACTg GCATGCGAGCCCATTCGCAGGTTGTCGGAGAGCAGCCTGTCGGCGGCGGCTGCGGCGGCGGGCTCGGTGCCGGCGAGCAGCAGCACCTCGACCACGCCGCTGTCCCTGGAGACGGGCTACTCCAGCCTGAGGCCGGACACCCCCCAGTCCCAGGGGACGCCGCGCCAGGCAGGCACGCCCTTCTCCCAAGACTCCAGCTACTCCAGCCGCCAGTCCACGCCCGCGTACCAGTCAGGCCGGGCGGAGACTTCGGGAGGCTACAAGTCGCGCCGGCACGAGAGCAAGTTCCAGGATGCGTACAATCGCAGACCCGAGAGGCCTCATTACCGCAGCAACATGTACCGCAGCGCCACGCCCGAGCACGCGCCCTTTAAGCAGCACCACCTCACCCCGCCTGAACCCCCGCCTTCGACCCCCTCCTTCTCCTACACGGCACCGCCTGCCGCCACGCCCAACTTCAAGTCGGCTTTCTCGCCCTACCAGGCTCCCTTGCCTCCCGCGTTCCCCGCGTCCGAGCCGTTTTATCACCCGTCCCAAAGGGAGGGCGAGTACCAGCGGCCCCCTCAGCCGCCGCCGGCCGCACCCACCGACTTTTTGCCCTTGAAGGATGGACCGGAAACCCCTCCCATGCCAGAGCCTCCGCCGCAACCGGGACCCCATCCTAGGACGCCTCCTCCCAGGACGCCCGAAGACTGCCCGTCGCCCGGCTCGCCCGCCGCCGATCCCGAGCGCAATAGCCTGGATTCGCGCATCGAGATGTTGCTGAAGGAGAAAAGGACTAAACTGCCTTTCCTGGCCGAGCGAGACTCGGACACGGAGGTGCGAATGGAGGGCAGTCCCAtttcctcctcgtcctcgcAGCTTTCCCCCATCGCGCCGTACACGGGCGGCGCAGCAGCCAACTCCCGACCCTGTAGCACGGGCTTGGAGGACATCAGTCCCACGCCGCTGCCGGACTCTGACGAGGACGACGAGGCCGTTCCCGGGACCGCCTCGCTGGTCAAGACCAGCTGCTCTCCCCTCGACCACGAGAGCAACAGACAAGTCAATGAGGAGCATCCTCGAGCGGACAAAATGGAGACG AGTCATCAATCGTCCGGAGAAGACATGGAGATCTCAGACGACGAGATGCCCGGCACGCCGATCGCCGGCGGCGACTGTAGCAAAGGCATCGTGGTCAACTCTGCCGTGTCCCCCATCCCGACCCTGGCGCTGCCGCCGCTTGGCTTTTCCCACCTGGCCCACCAGGCGGGCTTCGCCATGCCCCACCACCACCTTGGCGCCGTGCCGGGGCATCCGGCTCACCTGGCCGTGCACCCGCACATGCTGCCCCACATGGCTCACTACGGGCCCGGCATGATCCCGATGGTCCAAATGGAGCTGATGAACTGTTTGCGCTGGGAACAGTGGAGCACGGTTCCCATGTCCTTCCAGATGCAGCAGCAGATGCTGAGCCGCATGGCGCAGACGCGCGGCCCTTACCCGTACCCGCACTTCCTGGACAGCGCCGCCTCCGGGCCCTTTGCCGCACCGTACCAACATCTATCCATGGGGGCCGCCGCGCATGCTGGCGCCGCGGGGACGGCGGGACAGCAGTGGCAGCATCCCAGCATGCCCAAGTTCAACCCGACCGTCCCGCCTCCTGGATACGAGACCAAAAAGGAGGACCCCCACAAGGCCACCGTTGAAGGCGTGCTGCAAGTCATCGTCAAAGAACTGAAGGCCATCATGAAGCGGGACCTCAACCGCAAAATGGTGGAGGTGGTGGCTTTCCGGGCCTTCGACGAGTGGTGGGACAAAAAGGAATGCTCGGCAAAG GCATCCTCGACTCCCGTCAAAGGTGCGGAGGGCAAAGAAGAAGAGCGGCCCAAACCCAAAGAGACCATCGCTTCAAGTCTGCTGGAGAACTGGCACAAGGGCGAGGGCTTGGGGTACGAGGGCATGGGACTCGGAATCGGCTTGCGAGGGGCCATCCGCTTGCCCTCCTTCAAG GTGAAAAGGAAGGACCCGCCAGAGGCCGTCAGCGCGGGGGAGAACAAACGAGCTCGGCCCTCCACGCCCGTGGATGACGAGCTGGAGGATGAAG AACGCGATCGAGATCCGACGGAGCTCCGCTTGGACGACTCCAAAATGGACGCCGACGGCGTTTCGAGCAAGCGGCGTCACTCGCGCCCTCTCGACCTGGACAGCGAGGGCGAGGAGGAGGCGGACACATCAGGGAAAGAGGAGTCGCTGGGCGACCTTGAGGAGGAAGCCGACGAGACGGCGCCCACTGACAGGCCGTCGCCAGGAAAA cagAGCGTTGACGAGGAAGCGGACCGAATCTCGTCCAGTGGGAGCGCGTCGTCAGATTCCTCCGATGATG AGTCGGAGAGTTCGGCGTCGTCCAAGAGCAGCTCGGACTCCTCGTCGACCAGCAGCTCGGACTCCTCCGAGTACGAGCTGAGCTCAGAAGAGGAAGTCTCGGAGGTGGAGACGGAAGACAACGATGCGGGCAAAGCCACCAAGACctcctcgtcctcttcctcgtcTTCATCTTCAGCGGACGAGGGAGAGACGGACTTCAAGCCGCCCAGTCCTCCTTCGGTCTCTGTCGGGGACGCTACGGAGGAGCCGAGCGGCAAAGTGAAACTCAGACCAGCAAGTCCTGAGGAGACGATAACGAAGGAAGTGAAGCCAACGTCGCCCAAAGTTGTTCCAG CCAAAGAGGAGAACATGAGCGGCAATGAAAGTCGCACCGTGAAGTCGGAACCTCGGGAGAACCTGCGGCCGGCCACACCAACGGGCGCCCTTCCTTCCGACAGCGACCAGGAGAGCAAAGCCAAAG GTACGGAGCATCCGGCCGGTCTCTCCGGAGACATTCCCGCAGGCTTCCCGGCGGGGGAAGCCGAGCTCTCGGACGGCATGCAGTCCAAACGGAAACCCGGAAGACCCAAAGGGAAAAAGGTTCCCCTCCTCTCCGAGTCTTCGGAGGTGTCGCCCGGATCGACTCCTTTGCGAGATGTGCGAATCTGCGCCAAGTCTCCCGACGGCCTGAGTCCCGACTTGGGAGCGGGGCCACCTCAGACCGCGCTGCTGCCCGAAGCGGAAGACGGCTTCCTGTCCTACGAAGAGGAGGCGCCCGTGGCCGCCAAGCCGGCGCGGCGGACGCGGCGAGGCTGGGAGGAGCTTCTCCTGGACAGCCTGTCCCCCGTCACCACGCCGCCACGATCCAACTTCTCCAGACGCAGCGACTTTGAGGAGATGACCATCTTGTACGACATCTGGAACGAGGGGATCGACGAGGAGGACATCCGACTCCTGCAGGTCACGTACGACGAGATGCTGCAGCAGGACAACGGCTACGACTGGCTCAACGACACGCTTTGGGTTAATCATCCG CAAACCAACATCCCTCGAGTGAAGAAGAAGAGGCGAGATGACGGAATGAGGGATCACATGACCGGCTGCGCCCGAAGCGAAGGTTACTACAAGATCGACAAGAAGGACAAGATCAAGTACCTGCAGAGCACGCGGCTGCAGTCGGAGGAGCCGCCTGTCGACACGCAG GGCATGAGTATTCCCGCGCAAGTCCACGCCTCCACCAGGGCGGGTTCCGAGCGGCGGTCCGAGCAGCGGCGCTTGTTGTCATCGTTTGCGTGCGACAGCGACCTGTTGAAGTTCAACCAGCTGAAG TTCCGTAAGAAGAAGATCCGATTCTGCAAGTCGCACATCCACGACTGGGGTCTTTTCGCTTTGGAGCCCATCGCTGCGGACGAGATGGTCATCGAGTACGTGGGACAAAACATCAGACAG GTGATCGCGGACATGCGCGAGAAGCGTTACGAGGAGGAGGGCATCGGCAGCAGTTACATGTTCCGAGTGGACCACGACACCATCATCGACGCCACCAAGTGCGGGAACTTTGCGCGCTTCATCAACCACAGCTGCAAT CCCAACTGTTACGCCAAGGTGATCACGGTGGAGTCGCAGAAGAAGATCGTCATCTACTCGCGGCAGGCCATCAACGTCAACGAGGAGATCACGTACGACTACAAGTTCCCCATCGAGGACGAGAAGATCCCCTGCTTGTGCGGCGCCGAGAACTGCCGGGGGACGCTCAACTGA
- the setd1ba gene encoding histone-lysine N-methyltransferase SETD1B-A isoform X2 codes for MSKPGERNKLYEDHGRKQSSTLANGTDSHPGSAEKRSHHWRSFKLIIDPALKKGSHKLFRYDGHSFNMPNPGMPPVDSVRDPRIGRLWTKYKETDLPVPKFKIDDYYIGPVPPKEVTFARLNDNIREGFLTDMCKKFGDIEGVEILYNPKNKKHLGIAKVVFESVKAAKAAVQMLHNTSVMGNIIHVELDPKGENRLRYFQLLMNGSYTPRTLPVGGEEAREVSPRSLAEALLACEPIRRLSESSLSAAAAAAGSVPASSSTSTTPLSLETGYSSLRPDTPQSQGTPRQAGTPFSQDSSYSSRQSTPAYQSGRAETSGGYKSRRHESKFQDAYNRRPERPHYRSNMYRSATPEHAPFKQHHLTPPEPPPSTPSFSYTAPPAATPNFKSAFSPYQAPLPPAFPASEPFYHPSQREGEYQRPPQPPPAAPTDFLPLKDGPETPPMPEPPPQPGPHPRTPPPRTPEDCPSPGSPAADPERNSLDSRIEMLLKEKRTKLPFLAERDSDTEVRMEGSPISSSSSQLSPIAPYTGGAAANSRPCSTGLEDISPTPLPDSDEDDEAVPGTASLVKTSCSPLDHESNRQVNEEHPRADKMETSHQSSGEDMEISDDEMPGTPIAGGDCSKGIVVNSAVSPIPTLALPPLGFSHLAHQAGFAMPHHHLGAVPGHPAHLAVHPHMLPHMAHYGPGMIPMVQMELMNCLRWEQWSTVPMSFQMQQQMLSRMAQTRGPYPYPHFLDSAASGPFAAPYQHLSMGAAAHAGAAGTAGQQWQHPSMPKFNPTVPPPGYETKKEDPHKATVEGVLQVIVKELKAIMKRDLNRKMVEVVAFRAFDEWWDKKECSAKASSTPVKGAEGKEEERPKPKETIASSLLENWHKGEGLGYEGMGLGIGLRGAIRLPSFKVKRKDPPEAVSAGENKRARPSTPVDDELEDEERDRDPTELRLDDSKMDADGVSSKRRHSRPLDLDSEGEEEADTSGKEESLGDLEEEADETAPTDRPSPGKSVDEEADRISSSGSASSDSSDDESESSASSKSSSDSSSTSSSDSSEYELSSEEEVSEVETEDNDAGKATKTSSSSSSSSSSADEGETDFKPPSPPSVSVGDATEEPSGKVKLRPASPEETITKEVKPTSPKVVPAKEENMSGNESRTVKSEPRENLRPATPTGALPSDSDQESKAKGKAEAEGAAATPGGLTPPHLHPKAPAPQPAPASLMHLPLPPRPTVESGSLLHPPSDLHPRARLPTDEDVPRTPGRDLMERARGLGKSQSTDTVPNTPGSDAPLSGSSLMLSSPHIPGSPFSYPAQSPVLSAGVPRTPGRDLTFTPVFPDRAALNRKISSESLDDRPVFKEPPVSVLANQASSTGTEHPAGLSGDIPAGFPAGEAELSDGMQSKRKPGRPKGKKVPLLSESSEVSPGSTPLRDVRICAKSPDGLSPDLGAGPPQTALLPEAEDGFLSYEEEAPVAAKPARRTRRGWEELLLDSLSPVTTPPRSNFSRRSDFEEMTILYDIWNEGIDEEDIRLLQVTYDEMLQQDNGYDWLNDTLWVNHPQTNIPRVKKKRRDDGMRDHMTGCARSEGYYKIDKKDKIKYLQSTRLQSEEPPVDTQGMSIPAQVHASTRAGSERRSEQRRLLSSFACDSDLLKFNQLKFRKKKIRFCKSHIHDWGLFALEPIAADEMVIEYVGQNIRQVIADMREKRYEEEGIGSSYMFRVDHDTIIDATKCGNFARFINHSCNPNCYAKVITVESQKKIVIYSRQAINVNEEITYDYKFPIEDEKIPCLCGAENCRGTLN; via the exons ATGTCCAAGCCGGGGGAGAGAAACAAATTGTACGAGGACCATGGCAGAAAGCAGAGTTCAA CGCTGGCCAACGGCACGGACAGTCATCCCGGCTCGGCAGAGAAGCGGAGTCACCACTGGAGAAGTTTCAAGTTGATCATCGACCCGGCGCTCAAGAAAGGATCGCACAAGCTGTTTCGCTACGATGGACACTCTTTCAACATGCCC AACCCGGGGATGCCACCGGTGGACAGCGTCCGAGACCCGAGGATCGGTCGCCTATGGACCAAATACAAAGAAACGGACCTACCGGTGCCCAAGTTTAAG ATCGACGATTATTACATTGGCCCCGTGCCGCCGAAGGAGGTGACATTCGCCCGCTTGAACGACAACATCCGCGAGGGCTTCCTGACGGACATGTGCAAGAAGTTTGGCGACATAGAGGGAGTGGAGATCCTTTACAACCCCAAGAACAAGAAGCACCTGGGCATCGCCAAGGTGGTCTTTGAGAGCGTCAAAGCCGCCAAGGCGGCCGTGCAGATGCTGCACAACACGTCCGTGATGGGAAACATCATCCACGTGGAGCTGGACCCCAAAG GTGAGAATCGCCTCCGGTACTTCCAGCTCCTGATGAACGGAAGCTACACGCCGCGGACGCTGCCTGTCGGTGGCGAGGAAGCGAGAGAAGTTTCCCCTCGGAGCCTGGCAGAAGCTTTACTg GCATGCGAGCCCATTCGCAGGTTGTCGGAGAGCAGCCTGTCGGCGGCGGCTGCGGCGGCGGGCTCGGTGCCGGCGAGCAGCAGCACCTCGACCACGCCGCTGTCCCTGGAGACGGGCTACTCCAGCCTGAGGCCGGACACCCCCCAGTCCCAGGGGACGCCGCGCCAGGCAGGCACGCCCTTCTCCCAAGACTCCAGCTACTCCAGCCGCCAGTCCACGCCCGCGTACCAGTCAGGCCGGGCGGAGACTTCGGGAGGCTACAAGTCGCGCCGGCACGAGAGCAAGTTCCAGGATGCGTACAATCGCAGACCCGAGAGGCCTCATTACCGCAGCAACATGTACCGCAGCGCCACGCCCGAGCACGCGCCCTTTAAGCAGCACCACCTCACCCCGCCTGAACCCCCGCCTTCGACCCCCTCCTTCTCCTACACGGCACCGCCTGCCGCCACGCCCAACTTCAAGTCGGCTTTCTCGCCCTACCAGGCTCCCTTGCCTCCCGCGTTCCCCGCGTCCGAGCCGTTTTATCACCCGTCCCAAAGGGAGGGCGAGTACCAGCGGCCCCCTCAGCCGCCGCCGGCCGCACCCACCGACTTTTTGCCCTTGAAGGATGGACCGGAAACCCCTCCCATGCCAGAGCCTCCGCCGCAACCGGGACCCCATCCTAGGACGCCTCCTCCCAGGACGCCCGAAGACTGCCCGTCGCCCGGCTCGCCCGCCGCCGATCCCGAGCGCAATAGCCTGGATTCGCGCATCGAGATGTTGCTGAAGGAGAAAAGGACTAAACTGCCTTTCCTGGCCGAGCGAGACTCGGACACGGAGGTGCGAATGGAGGGCAGTCCCAtttcctcctcgtcctcgcAGCTTTCCCCCATCGCGCCGTACACGGGCGGCGCAGCAGCCAACTCCCGACCCTGTAGCACGGGCTTGGAGGACATCAGTCCCACGCCGCTGCCGGACTCTGACGAGGACGACGAGGCCGTTCCCGGGACCGCCTCGCTGGTCAAGACCAGCTGCTCTCCCCTCGACCACGAGAGCAACAGACAAGTCAATGAGGAGCATCCTCGAGCGGACAAAATGGAGACG AGTCATCAATCGTCCGGAGAAGACATGGAGATCTCAGACGACGAGATGCCCGGCACGCCGATCGCCGGCGGCGACTGTAGCAAAGGCATCGTGGTCAACTCTGCCGTGTCCCCCATCCCGACCCTGGCGCTGCCGCCGCTTGGCTTTTCCCACCTGGCCCACCAGGCGGGCTTCGCCATGCCCCACCACCACCTTGGCGCCGTGCCGGGGCATCCGGCTCACCTGGCCGTGCACCCGCACATGCTGCCCCACATGGCTCACTACGGGCCCGGCATGATCCCGATGGTCCAAATGGAGCTGATGAACTGTTTGCGCTGGGAACAGTGGAGCACGGTTCCCATGTCCTTCCAGATGCAGCAGCAGATGCTGAGCCGCATGGCGCAGACGCGCGGCCCTTACCCGTACCCGCACTTCCTGGACAGCGCCGCCTCCGGGCCCTTTGCCGCACCGTACCAACATCTATCCATGGGGGCCGCCGCGCATGCTGGCGCCGCGGGGACGGCGGGACAGCAGTGGCAGCATCCCAGCATGCCCAAGTTCAACCCGACCGTCCCGCCTCCTGGATACGAGACCAAAAAGGAGGACCCCCACAAGGCCACCGTTGAAGGCGTGCTGCAAGTCATCGTCAAAGAACTGAAGGCCATCATGAAGCGGGACCTCAACCGCAAAATGGTGGAGGTGGTGGCTTTCCGGGCCTTCGACGAGTGGTGGGACAAAAAGGAATGCTCGGCAAAG GCATCCTCGACTCCCGTCAAAGGTGCGGAGGGCAAAGAAGAAGAGCGGCCCAAACCCAAAGAGACCATCGCTTCAAGTCTGCTGGAGAACTGGCACAAGGGCGAGGGCTTGGGGTACGAGGGCATGGGACTCGGAATCGGCTTGCGAGGGGCCATCCGCTTGCCCTCCTTCAAG GTGAAAAGGAAGGACCCGCCAGAGGCCGTCAGCGCGGGGGAGAACAAACGAGCTCGGCCCTCCACGCCCGTGGATGACGAGCTGGAGGATGAAG AACGCGATCGAGATCCGACGGAGCTCCGCTTGGACGACTCCAAAATGGACGCCGACGGCGTTTCGAGCAAGCGGCGTCACTCGCGCCCTCTCGACCTGGACAGCGAGGGCGAGGAGGAGGCGGACACATCAGGGAAAGAGGAGTCGCTGGGCGACCTTGAGGAGGAAGCCGACGAGACGGCGCCCACTGACAGGCCGTCGCCAGGAAAA AGCGTTGACGAGGAAGCGGACCGAATCTCGTCCAGTGGGAGCGCGTCGTCAGATTCCTCCGATGATG AGTCGGAGAGTTCGGCGTCGTCCAAGAGCAGCTCGGACTCCTCGTCGACCAGCAGCTCGGACTCCTCCGAGTACGAGCTGAGCTCAGAAGAGGAAGTCTCGGAGGTGGAGACGGAAGACAACGATGCGGGCAAAGCCACCAAGACctcctcgtcctcttcctcgtcTTCATCTTCAGCGGACGAGGGAGAGACGGACTTCAAGCCGCCCAGTCCTCCTTCGGTCTCTGTCGGGGACGCTACGGAGGAGCCGAGCGGCAAAGTGAAACTCAGACCAGCAAGTCCTGAGGAGACGATAACGAAGGAAGTGAAGCCAACGTCGCCCAAAGTTGTTCCAG CCAAAGAGGAGAACATGAGCGGCAATGAAAGTCGCACCGTGAAGTCGGAACCTCGGGAGAACCTGCGGCCGGCCACACCAACGGGCGCCCTTCCTTCCGACAGCGACCAGGAGAGCAAAGCCAAAGGTAAAGCGGAGGCCGAGGGAGCGGCCGCGACGCCGGGCGGATTAACCCCGCCCCACCTCCATCCCAAagcccccgccccccaaccCGCTCCCGCCTCCTTAATGCACCTCCCTCTCCCGCCTCGCCCGACAGTAGAATCTGGCTCCCTCCTCCACCCGCCCTCGGACCTCCACCCGCGGGCTCGCCTGCCCACGGACGAGGACGTTCCCAGGACGCCCGGTCGAGACCTGATGGAGCGAGCCCGCGGTCTGGGCAAGTCCCAGAGCACGGACACGGTGCCCAACACGCCAGGTAGCGACGCCCCGCTGTCGGGGAGCAGCCTGATGCTCAGCTCGCCGCACATTCCCGGCAGTCCTTTCTCTTACCCTGCTCAGTCTCCTGTCCTCAGCGCCGGAGTCCCTCGCACTCCGGGCCGAGACTTAACCTTCACCCCTGTCTTCCCTGACCGCGCCGCGCTTAATCGGAAGATCTCCTCCGAGAGCCTGGACGATCGTCCTGTGTTTAAGGAGCCCCCCGTCAGCGTCTTAGCTAACCAAGCCTCGTCAACAGGTACGGAGCATCCGGCCGGTCTCTCCGGAGACATTCCCGCAGGCTTCCCGGCGGGGGAAGCCGAGCTCTCGGACGGCATGCAGTCCAAACGGAAACCCGGAAGACCCAAAGGGAAAAAGGTTCCCCTCCTCTCCGAGTCTTCGGAGGTGTCGCCCGGATCGACTCCTTTGCGAGATGTGCGAATCTGCGCCAAGTCTCCCGACGGCCTGAGTCCCGACTTGGGAGCGGGGCCACCTCAGACCGCGCTGCTGCCCGAAGCGGAAGACGGCTTCCTGTCCTACGAAGAGGAGGCGCCCGTGGCCGCCAAGCCGGCGCGGCGGACGCGGCGAGGCTGGGAGGAGCTTCTCCTGGACAGCCTGTCCCCCGTCACCACGCCGCCACGATCCAACTTCTCCAGACGCAGCGACTTTGAGGAGATGACCATCTTGTACGACATCTGGAACGAGGGGATCGACGAGGAGGACATCCGACTCCTGCAGGTCACGTACGACGAGATGCTGCAGCAGGACAACGGCTACGACTGGCTCAACGACACGCTTTGGGTTAATCATCCG CAAACCAACATCCCTCGAGTGAAGAAGAAGAGGCGAGATGACGGAATGAGGGATCACATGACCGGCTGCGCCCGAAGCGAAGGTTACTACAAGATCGACAAGAAGGACAAGATCAAGTACCTGCAGAGCACGCGGCTGCAGTCGGAGGAGCCGCCTGTCGACACGCAG GGCATGAGTATTCCCGCGCAAGTCCACGCCTCCACCAGGGCGGGTTCCGAGCGGCGGTCCGAGCAGCGGCGCTTGTTGTCATCGTTTGCGTGCGACAGCGACCTGTTGAAGTTCAACCAGCTGAAG TTCCGTAAGAAGAAGATCCGATTCTGCAAGTCGCACATCCACGACTGGGGTCTTTTCGCTTTGGAGCCCATCGCTGCGGACGAGATGGTCATCGAGTACGTGGGACAAAACATCAGACAG GTGATCGCGGACATGCGCGAGAAGCGTTACGAGGAGGAGGGCATCGGCAGCAGTTACATGTTCCGAGTGGACCACGACACCATCATCGACGCCACCAAGTGCGGGAACTTTGCGCGCTTCATCAACCACAGCTGCAAT CCCAACTGTTACGCCAAGGTGATCACGGTGGAGTCGCAGAAGAAGATCGTCATCTACTCGCGGCAGGCCATCAACGTCAACGAGGAGATCACGTACGACTACAAGTTCCCCATCGAGGACGAGAAGATCCCCTGCTTGTGCGGCGCCGAGAACTGCCGGGGGACGCTCAACTGA